One genomic window of Haliotis asinina isolate JCU_RB_2024 chromosome 4, JCU_Hal_asi_v2, whole genome shotgun sequence includes the following:
- the LOC137282312 gene encoding sulfotransferase 1C2A-like, translated as MSTLAENAMKAGVNMELVMDDGKVQVALMLDRLKNAKVLPIRDDDILLCTYPKSGTHWTWEILNMIVAGKAEYAKHWQNSTWLEYRTKEELETLASPRILHTHLRPSQLPETVWYKGCKVVYVTRNPKDCVVSSYNQLSKQVWKDNPAGKASYTGTWDDFIEFFLKGCIPPVPYFEHAIEWTNISEAKKDFEICRVHYEDMKQDCVREIRRMADYLGRPLSDKTYYDISEACSLMNLKHANEKLKDQTYHFQWQDGASGYFRKGITGDWKNWFTVAQSERFDKVYKERLNETFPY; from the exons ATGTCGACACTAGCAGAGAACGCAATGAAGGCAGGGGTTAATATGGAACTGGTGATGGATGACGGCAAAGTGCAGGTTGCTTTGATGCTAGACAGGTTGAAGAATGCGAAGGTTCTTCCTATCCGCGATGATGACATCTTACTCTGCACTTATCCAAAGTCAG GTACTCACTGGACATGGGAGATCCTCAACATGATCGTGGCTGGCAAGGCTGAGTACGCCAAACACTGGCAGAACTCAACCTGGCTAGAATACAGGACAAAGGAAGAACTGGAGACACTGGCATCACCAAGAATCCTGCACACACATCTGCGTCCAAG CCAACTACCAGAGACAGTGTGGTACAAAGGATGTAAGGTGGTGTACGTCACGAGGAACCCCAAGGACTGTGTGGTGTCGTCCTACAATCAGCTGTCCAAACAGGTCTGGAAGGACAATCCTGCTGGCAAAGCTAGTTATACTGGGACCTGGGACGACTTCATTGAGTTTTTCCTCAAAGGATGCA TACCCCCAGTTCCCTATTTCGAACACGCCATTGAATGGACTAACATTTCTGAAGCCAAGAAAGACTTTGAAATTTGCAGAGTGCACTATGAAGACATGAAACAG GATTGCGTTCGGGAAATACGAAGAATGGCAGATTATCTAGGCCGACCACTGTCGGATAAGACATACTACGACATATCAGAGGCATGCTCTCTTATGAATCTCAAGCATGCAAACGAGAAACTCAAAGATCAGACCTACCACTTTCAGTGGCAAGATGGTGCAAGTGGATATTTCAGAAAAG GTATAACTGGTGACTGGAAGAACTGGTTCACGGTGGCCCAGAGCGAGCGCTTTGATAAAGTGTACAAAGAAAGGctgaatgaaacatttccatattAA
- the LOC137282297 gene encoding sulfotransferase 1C2-like translates to MSTLAENAMKAGVNIELVMDDGNVQVAFMVDRLKNAKVLPIRDDDILLCTYPKSGTHWTWEILNMIVAGKAEYAKHWQNSAWLEYRTEEELEALASPRILHTHLRPSQLPETVWDKGCKVVYVTRNPKDCVVSCYNQLSKQVWKDNPAGKASYTGTWDDFIDLFLNGCIPPVPYFEHAIEWTNISEAKKDIEICRVHYEDMKQDCVREIRRMADYLGRPLSDKAYYDISEACSLKNLKHANEKLKDQTYHFRWQDGSSGYFRKGITGDWKNWFTVAQSERFDKVYKERLNETFSY, encoded by the exons ATGTCGACACTAGCAGAGAACGCAATGAAGGCAGGGGTTAATATTGAACTGGTGATGGATGACGGCAACGTGCAGGTTGCGTTCATGGTAGACAGGTTGAAGAATGCGAAGGTTCTTCCTATCCGCGATGATGACATCTTACTCTGCACTTACCCAAAGTCAG GTACACACTGGACTTGGGAGATCCTCAACATGATCGTGGCTGGCAAGGCTGAGTATGCTAAACACTGGCAGAACTCAGCCTGGCTGGAATACAGGACGGAGGAAGAACTGGAGGCACTGGCATCACCAAGAATCCTGCACACACATCTGCGCCCAAG CCAACTACCAGAGACAGTGTGGGACAAAGGATGTAAGGTGGTCTACGTCACGAGGAATCCCAAGGACTGTGTGGTGTCGTGCTACAATCAGCTGTCCAAACAGGTCTGGAAGGACAATCCTGCTGGCAAAGCTAGTTATACTGGGACCTGGGACGACTTCATCGATCTTTTCCTTAACGGATGCA TACCCCCAGTTCCCTATTTCGAACACGCCATTGAATGGACTAACATTTCTGAAGCCAAGAAAGACATTGAAATTTGCAGAGTGCACTATGAAGACATGAAACAG GATTGCGTTCGGGAGATACGAAGAATGGCAGATTATCTAGGCCGACCACTGTCGGATAAGGCATACTACGACATATCAGAGGCGTGCTCTCTTAAGAATCTCAAGCATGCAAACGAAAAACTCAAAGATCAGACCTACCACTTTCGGTGGCAAGATGGTTCAAGTGGATATTTCAGAAAAG GTATAACTGGTGATTGGAAGAACTGGTTCACGGTTGCCCAAAGCGAGCGCTTTGATAAAGTGTACAAAGAAAGgctaaatgaaacattttcatattaA